In Halobaculum sp. XH14, a single genomic region encodes these proteins:
- a CDS encoding phosphopantetheine adenylyltransferase, producing MTRTERTAILGGTFTPIHHGHRALLQRAFQTASHDGEGDGHVVVGLTSTALAKRTRSDPAHAELLGPFSGRRESLDTELDHLSAAYTASYEIIELADTHGPAATREDVDALVVSPEAKAQRRAHELNERRVADGLGPLEIHVSPFVIAEDGTRISSTRIRNGEIDAHGRVLDGSE from the coding sequence GTGACCCGAACCGAACGCACAGCGATCCTCGGCGGGACGTTCACACCGATCCACCACGGTCACCGCGCCCTCCTGCAGCGGGCGTTCCAGACCGCGAGCCACGACGGCGAGGGGGACGGTCACGTCGTCGTCGGCCTCACCTCGACCGCGCTGGCGAAGCGGACGCGGAGCGATCCGGCCCACGCCGAGCTCCTCGGCCCGTTCTCCGGCCGTCGCGAGAGCCTCGACACCGAACTCGACCACCTGAGCGCCGCCTACACCGCCTCCTACGAGATCATCGAGCTGGCGGACACCCACGGCCCTGCGGCGACCCGCGAGGACGTCGACGCGCTCGTCGTCTCCCCCGAGGCGAAAGCCCAGCGTCGCGCACACGAACTCAACGAGCGACGCGTGGCGGACGGGCTTGGCCCCCTCGAGATCCACGTCTCGCCGTTCGTCATCGCCGAGGACGGTACCCGGATCAGCAGCACCCGCATCCGGAACGGCGAGATCGACGCACACGGGCGCGTTCTGGACGGCTCCGAGTGA
- a CDS encoding gamma carbonic anhydrase family protein — MIRSFDGVAPEVAESAYVDEAAVLIGDVVVEAGASVWPNTTLRGDHGRIVVGERANVQDNAVLHEDAVLEPDATVGHCGIVHAATVGEGALVGMNAVVLDDATVGEEAIVAAGSVVTAGTEVPPRTLVTGAPAEPKTDPDAGTARAPAEHYAELGERYDDLTERVD; from the coding sequence ATGATCCGCTCCTTCGACGGCGTGGCCCCCGAGGTCGCCGAGTCGGCGTACGTGGACGAGGCGGCGGTGCTCATCGGCGACGTCGTCGTCGAGGCCGGGGCGAGCGTCTGGCCGAACACGACGCTCCGCGGGGACCACGGCCGAATCGTCGTCGGCGAACGGGCGAACGTCCAGGACAACGCGGTCCTGCACGAGGACGCCGTGCTGGAGCCGGACGCGACGGTGGGTCACTGCGGCATCGTCCACGCCGCGACGGTGGGGGAGGGCGCGCTCGTCGGCATGAACGCCGTCGTCCTCGACGACGCGACCGTCGGCGAGGAGGCCATCGTCGCCGCCGGGTCGGTCGTGACTGCGGGGACCGAGGTGCCGCCGCGGACGCTCGTCACAGGCGCGCCCGCCGAACCGAAGACGGACCCCGACGCGGGAACGGCCCGAGCGCCGGCCGAGCACTACGCGGAACTGGGCGAGCGCTACGACGACCTGACCGAACGCGTCGACTGA
- a CDS encoding DUF7519 family protein: MTVTRRPPAAGVWGAVVAALVGAAALALASPIGAGVAAVGVVLVAAGSLAASRRVLGAGAVAIAVAVLVGNAVGGATVGTSLVGAVAAAVAWDVGEHAIGLGEQLGRETDVTRNVAVHTAASLAVGTVAAAVAFGVYSAASGGQPMVALVFLLFGAVVLASAVR, translated from the coding sequence GTGACGGTCACACGGCGACCGCCCGCGGCCGGCGTCTGGGGTGCCGTCGTCGCCGCGCTCGTCGGGGCGGCCGCGCTCGCGCTCGCCTCGCCGATCGGCGCGGGGGTCGCGGCGGTCGGCGTCGTGCTCGTCGCGGCCGGTTCGCTCGCCGCCTCCCGGCGCGTGCTGGGCGCTGGTGCCGTCGCAATCGCCGTCGCCGTCCTCGTCGGGAACGCGGTCGGCGGTGCCACCGTCGGCACGTCGCTCGTCGGCGCGGTCGCGGCGGCGGTCGCCTGGGACGTCGGCGAGCACGCGATCGGCCTCGGCGAGCAACTCGGCCGCGAGACGGACGTGACCAGGAACGTCGCGGTCCACACCGCAGCGAGCCTCGCGGTCGGGACGGTCGCGGCCGCCGTCGCCTTTGGCGTCTACAGCGCGGCCTCGGGCGGGCAGCCGATGGTCGCGCTCGTGTTCCTCCTGTTCGGCGCGGTGGTGCTCGCGAGCGCCGTGCGGTAG
- a CDS encoding AAA family ATPase yields MDVSEASAAGSDVLSALRRAIIADDEFFEDVLLGLLSGGHVLIEDVPGTGKTLTARSFATALGLSFSRVQFTPDLLPSDVTGTNVYDEGAGEFEFSEGPVFANVVLADEINRAPPKTQAALLEAMEEEQVTVDGETYELPSPFFLIATQNPVEQEGNFPLPEAQLDRFNVKTSMGYPDLAGEVELLRRRAGRDEQDPSVGRVLDEERVVGVRDAPESVHVEDDLLEYMAAVARATRSDRRVEVGVSPRGTQRLFEAARAAAVLADRTFLTPDDVKRVAQPALAHRLVLTPDARVDDVAKADVLSAVLERVEVPTVQDVEA; encoded by the coding sequence ATGGACGTATCCGAGGCGAGCGCGGCCGGTTCGGACGTGCTCTCGGCCCTCCGCCGGGCGATCATCGCCGACGACGAGTTCTTCGAGGACGTACTGTTGGGACTCCTCTCGGGCGGTCACGTGCTCATCGAGGACGTGCCGGGCACCGGAAAGACGCTGACCGCGCGGTCGTTCGCCACCGCCCTGGGCCTCTCCTTCTCGCGCGTGCAGTTCACGCCCGACCTGCTGCCCTCCGACGTGACGGGGACGAACGTGTACGACGAGGGCGCGGGCGAGTTCGAGTTCTCCGAGGGTCCCGTCTTCGCGAACGTGGTGCTGGCCGACGAGATCAACCGCGCGCCGCCCAAGACCCAGGCCGCGCTGCTCGAGGCGATGGAGGAAGAGCAAGTCACCGTCGACGGCGAGACGTACGAACTCCCGTCGCCGTTCTTCCTCATCGCGACGCAAAACCCCGTCGAGCAGGAGGGGAACTTCCCGCTGCCCGAGGCACAGCTCGACCGGTTCAACGTCAAGACCTCGATGGGCTACCCGGACCTGGCGGGTGAGGTCGAACTCCTCCGTCGCCGCGCCGGCCGGGACGAGCAGGACCCATCCGTCGGGCGGGTACTCGACGAGGAACGGGTCGTCGGGGTCAGGGACGCGCCGGAGTCGGTCCACGTCGAGGACGACCTGCTGGAGTACATGGCCGCGGTGGCCCGCGCCACCCGCTCGGACCGCCGCGTCGAGGTCGGCGTCTCGCCGCGTGGCACCCAGCGCCTGTTCGAGGCCGCGCGCGCGGCCGCCGTGCTCGCGGATCGAACGTTCCTCACCCCCGACGACGTGAAACGGGTCGCCCAGCCGGCGCTCGCGCACCGACTCGTGCTGACGCCCGACGCCCGCGTCGACGACGTGGCGAAGGCCGACGTGCTCTCGGCGGTGCTCGAGCGGGTCGAGGTCCCGACCGTACAGGACGTCGAGGCGTGA
- a CDS encoding M24 family metallopeptidase — MATKLPESEFDARLAQVRGRLADTDADAATWFGATGIEYLTGFHHIQTERPVVLAVTDERVEITVPRLEVERVEPNPRIDAVHHYFDYPGGAPIEVAVEMLEGLGVEAVVSDADGAPGVMGYEGPALSEFVDVESQSWTSRMRWEKTDAEVDLIRESAKWANLGHRYLAEYTEVGAHPATVSQRASTEASRAMLDTLGDRYSVRVRGSGPVHAGYISGRETALPHGHTPNETLSEGDVLVTGASANVDGYHSELERTMFVGDYTDEQEHYFELMLEAQTIAIEALGPGVPISDVDQTVWNYFEEQGVTDLAQHHVGHNIGLGGHEPPYIDRGWGEYEHVDDGEALMAPGQVYTIEPGIYTEDAGYRHSDTIAVTESGTEWLTYFPRDIDSNVV, encoded by the coding sequence ATGGCGACGAAACTCCCCGAATCCGAGTTCGACGCCCGGCTCGCGCAGGTGCGCGGCCGGCTCGCGGACACGGACGCCGACGCGGCGACGTGGTTCGGCGCGACGGGCATCGAGTATCTCACCGGCTTCCACCACATCCAGACCGAGCGACCCGTCGTACTCGCCGTGACTGACGAGCGCGTGGAGATCACGGTCCCGCGGCTGGAGGTCGAGCGCGTGGAGCCGAACCCCCGCATCGACGCCGTCCACCACTACTTCGATTACCCCGGCGGCGCGCCGATCGAAGTAGCCGTCGAGATGCTGGAGGGGCTCGGCGTCGAGGCCGTCGTCTCCGACGCCGACGGCGCGCCCGGCGTGATGGGGTATGAGGGCCCCGCCCTCTCGGAGTTCGTCGACGTCGAGTCCCAGTCCTGGACGAGCCGGATGCGCTGGGAGAAGACCGACGCCGAGGTCGATCTCATCCGCGAGTCCGCCAAGTGGGCGAACCTCGGCCACCGCTACCTGGCGGAGTACACCGAGGTCGGCGCGCACCCGGCGACGGTCAGCCAGCGCGCCTCGACCGAAGCCTCCCGCGCGATGCTCGACACGCTCGGGGACCGGTACTCGGTCCGGGTCCGCGGCAGCGGCCCGGTCCACGCGGGCTACATCTCCGGGCGGGAGACCGCCCTCCCGCACGGCCACACCCCCAACGAGACGCTCTCGGAGGGGGACGTGCTCGTCACGGGCGCGTCGGCGAACGTCGACGGCTACCACTCCGAGCTCGAGCGGACGATGTTCGTCGGCGACTACACCGACGAGCAGGAGCACTACTTCGAGCTCATGCTCGAAGCACAGACCATCGCCATCGAGGCGCTTGGCCCGGGCGTCCCGATCAGCGACGTCGACCAGACGGTCTGGAACTACTTCGAGGAGCAGGGCGTCACGGACCTCGCCCAGCACCACGTCGGCCACAACATCGGGCTCGGCGGCCACGAACCGCCGTACATCGACCGCGGCTGGGGCGAGTACGAACACGTCGACGACGGCGAGGCGCTGATGGCTCCCGGTCAGGTGTACACCATCGAGCCCGGGATCTACACGGAGGACGCCGGGTACCGCCACTCGGACACCATCGCCGTCACCGAGTCGGGCACCGAGTGGCTCACCTACTTCCCGCGCGACATCGACTCGAACGTCGTCTGA
- a CDS encoding HAD family hydrolase, with the protein MATSFAPFGTLVDADLPDDPATVVGRELLDRGVALPDDWDAAYRERHVDAPDDAEVPLPAHVSAALASRDVDAPGNAARRAVVAAFDPAVETRAGAVEAVEAAAERGPVGLLADCAVPELVGRTLVRSDLSRTDFDAVVTSVACGWRKPDRRAFEALAHRLDAPAGALTHVGADSETDGGIVDAGGEFRDVNERSLPALAATWRDDARGRP; encoded by the coding sequence GTGGCAACGTCCTTCGCCCCGTTCGGAACCCTCGTCGACGCCGACCTCCCGGACGACCCGGCTACCGTGGTTGGCCGCGAACTCCTCGACCGCGGCGTCGCCCTCCCGGACGACTGGGACGCCGCCTACCGGGAGCGCCACGTCGACGCGCCCGACGACGCCGAGGTCCCACTTCCCGCACACGTGAGCGCCGCGCTCGCGTCCCGCGACGTCGACGCGCCGGGAAACGCCGCTCGGCGGGCCGTCGTCGCCGCGTTCGACCCGGCGGTCGAGACCCGCGCGGGCGCGGTCGAGGCCGTCGAGGCGGCCGCCGAACGCGGTCCCGTCGGGTTGCTGGCCGACTGCGCGGTTCCCGAACTCGTCGGTCGAACGCTCGTCCGTTCGGACCTCTCCCGGACCGACTTCGACGCCGTCGTCACCAGCGTCGCCTGTGGGTGGCGGAAACCCGACCGACGGGCGTTCGAGGCGCTCGCCCATCGACTCGACGCCCCGGCGGGCGCGCTGACCCACGTCGGTGCCGACTCCGAGACGGACGGCGGTATCGTCGACGCCGGCGGCGAGTTCCGGGACGTGAACGAACGGTCGCTACCGGCGCTCGCGGCGACGTGGCGGGACGACGCCCGTGGTCGACCCTGA
- a CDS encoding DUF2070 family protein yields MTTSQSNLASLSRFIFRAPSWSTSVAFAIFLAAVAGIGAFERPDPLGTWRGVLFVGRDAWEGIFFIGVPTVVASFATTWVDHRVGGRFTHNRSSLLALVCELVIVAMLTAAATIAYLTPLGQRFVFDVLIVSLASVFALRLLVIAAVSGSRLLVAAVPASIQTGTAAVLLFIYSGTLLYLEIGGPLFDALLQPYLARPEQAPAELSSITPDHFLLLGLTCALYGLAVWGFLYIVDRPWRNSLGISVLDFVGGFIGHIAEGSRELENFFEQLGEEAVVPVTVMAVRTPAGEEKARWVLPMIHPGPMGEIGGGNLPVRVADHADGLAFPPHATAGHDFNLVTEREVESVVDAAARAYDRLDYSASATRGVRVDAGEATVLGQSFGGDALLVSSFAPGFADDVEYAVGLSAASEARAGGLRDVLLVDAHNSNNGLDGPDLGHVTPGSRRSFDLMGAARDAADHLANAPRGKLRVGTAWDETDWVPEDGIGPLGIRVMVTEVGDDGDGHTTAYVLVDGNNMEPGLRDALVDGLVADFVDEAEVMTTDTHIVNTVEADNQVGAAIDEAELEAAVRDLVGAATEDLEPAEVGMATERAEVTVFGNDRTETLASHANAAVSMGGALALAVIVSSLAVSVILFFLTGA; encoded by the coding sequence ATGACGACCTCGCAGAGCAACCTGGCGAGCCTCTCGCGGTTCATCTTCCGCGCGCCGTCGTGGTCGACGAGCGTCGCGTTCGCCATCTTCCTCGCCGCGGTCGCCGGCATCGGAGCGTTCGAGCGACCCGACCCCCTCGGCACCTGGCGCGGGGTGCTCTTCGTCGGGCGCGACGCCTGGGAGGGCATCTTCTTCATCGGCGTGCCGACCGTCGTCGCCAGCTTCGCCACGACGTGGGTCGACCACCGCGTCGGCGGCCGGTTCACGCACAACCGGTCGTCGCTGCTCGCGCTGGTCTGTGAGCTCGTCATCGTCGCGATGCTCACCGCCGCCGCGACGATCGCCTACCTCACGCCGCTCGGCCAGCGGTTCGTCTTCGACGTGCTGATCGTCTCGCTGGCGTCCGTGTTCGCGCTCCGGCTGCTGGTCATCGCGGCCGTCTCCGGGTCGCGGCTCCTCGTCGCGGCCGTCCCCGCGAGCATCCAGACCGGGACTGCCGCGGTGCTACTGTTCATCTACAGCGGGACGCTGCTGTACCTCGAAATCGGCGGCCCGCTGTTCGACGCGCTCCTCCAGCCGTACCTCGCCCGGCCCGAGCAGGCACCCGCGGAGCTGTCGTCGATCACCCCCGACCACTTCCTCCTGCTTGGACTCACGTGCGCGCTGTACGGGCTCGCAGTCTGGGGGTTCCTCTACATCGTCGACCGGCCGTGGCGCAACTCGCTCGGCATCTCGGTGCTCGATTTCGTCGGCGGCTTCATCGGTCACATCGCCGAGGGGAGCCGCGAACTGGAGAACTTCTTCGAGCAACTCGGCGAGGAAGCGGTCGTCCCGGTGACGGTCATGGCGGTCCGGACCCCCGCGGGCGAGGAGAAGGCCCGCTGGGTGCTCCCGATGATCCATCCGGGCCCGATGGGCGAGATCGGCGGCGGGAACCTCCCGGTCCGCGTCGCGGACCACGCGGACGGGCTGGCGTTCCCGCCCCACGCGACCGCCGGGCACGACTTCAACCTCGTCACCGAACGCGAGGTCGAGTCCGTCGTCGACGCCGCCGCGCGGGCGTACGACCGACTGGACTACTCGGCGTCGGCGACCCGTGGCGTCCGCGTCGACGCCGGCGAGGCGACCGTGCTCGGGCAGTCGTTCGGCGGCGACGCGCTGCTCGTCTCCTCGTTCGCGCCGGGCTTTGCCGACGACGTGGAGTACGCCGTCGGCCTCTCGGCCGCCTCGGAGGCCCGGGCGGGCGGCCTCCGCGACGTGCTGCTCGTCGACGCGCACAACTCGAACAACGGGCTCGACGGGCCGGACCTCGGCCACGTCACGCCGGGGTCGCGCCGCTCGTTCGACCTGATGGGCGCCGCGCGTGACGCGGCCGACCACCTCGCGAACGCCCCCCGCGGGAAGCTCCGCGTCGGCACCGCCTGGGACGAGACCGACTGGGTGCCCGAGGACGGCATCGGCCCGCTCGGCATCCGCGTGATGGTGACGGAGGTCGGCGACGACGGCGACGGCCACACGACGGCGTACGTGCTCGTCGACGGCAACAACATGGAACCGGGCCTGCGCGACGCACTGGTCGACGGACTCGTCGCCGACTTCGTCGACGAGGCGGAGGTGATGACGACCGACACCCACATCGTCAACACCGTCGAGGCGGACAACCAGGTCGGCGCGGCCATCGACGAGGCCGAACTCGAGGCCGCCGTCCGGGACCTCGTCGGGGCGGCCACGGAGGACCTCGAACCCGCGGAAGTCGGCATGGCGACCGAGCGCGCCGAGGTCACGGTGTTCGGCAACGACCGGACCGAGACGCTCGCCAGCCACGCGAACGCCGCCGTCTCGATGGGCGGCGCGCTCGCGCTCGCGGTCATCGTCTCCTCGCTCGCCGTCTCGGTCATCCTCTTTTTCCTCACCGGAGCCTGA
- a CDS encoding 2-isopropylmalate synthase, with protein sequence MTALFGCEPTNSSLPRSIDVTFLDTTLRDGEQMPGVSLSADEKAAIARDLDAAGVDIVEAGSACTSASERETIRRVAGLGLDATVTSFARGVRADVDHALDCDVDGVNLVVPASDRHVETKVGSSHEDVLARTVELVEYARDHGLWVEVLGEDGSRADLDFLDRLSAVAMEAGADRVCYCDTVGAASPERTAEVVSTLAAHGPVSVHTHDDLGLANANVLAGLNAGADLVHATVNGVGERAGNVALEEVAVALERCYGVETLDLAELYRLARRVADATGVPLGANKAVVGDNAFAHESGIHTDGTLKDGRMYEPYPPETVGRERRLVLGKHAGRAGVKAALSEQGFDPDGEELDDIVARVKDLGDRGKRVTDADLAAVAGDVLGRERDRRVELLSLSATSGADVPTASVRLLVEDEERTAAGTGSGPVDAAVEAVRSALGPDANASLESYHVDAVTGGTDAVVAVEVTMRRGDRTATVSAADADITRASVEAAVDALDRLLAAEADAAEESPNVDPDEEVRAE encoded by the coding sequence GTGACCGCTTTATTCGGGTGCGAACCCACTAACTCCTCACTCCCCCGATCGATCGACGTAACGTTCCTCGACACGACGCTGCGCGACGGCGAGCAGATGCCGGGCGTCTCCCTGTCGGCCGACGAGAAGGCAGCCATCGCGCGCGACCTCGACGCCGCCGGCGTCGACATCGTGGAGGCCGGCTCCGCGTGTACCAGCGCGAGCGAGCGAGAGACGATCCGCCGCGTGGCGGGGCTGGGGCTCGATGCGACCGTCACCAGCTTCGCGCGCGGCGTGCGCGCGGACGTGGACCACGCGCTGGACTGTGACGTCGACGGCGTGAACCTCGTCGTCCCGGCCAGCGACCGCCACGTCGAGACGAAGGTGGGCTCCTCGCACGAGGACGTGCTGGCCCGCACCGTCGAACTCGTCGAGTACGCCCGCGATCACGGGCTCTGGGTCGAGGTGCTCGGCGAGGACGGCTCCCGGGCCGACCTCGACTTCCTCGACCGGCTCTCGGCGGTGGCGATGGAGGCCGGGGCGGACCGGGTCTGCTACTGTGACACCGTCGGCGCGGCCTCGCCCGAGCGGACGGCGGAGGTCGTCTCGACGCTCGCGGCCCACGGCCCCGTCTCGGTCCACACCCACGACGACCTGGGACTGGCAAACGCGAACGTGCTGGCCGGGTTGAACGCCGGTGCCGACCTCGTGCACGCCACGGTCAACGGCGTCGGCGAGCGCGCCGGCAACGTCGCGCTGGAGGAAGTCGCCGTCGCGCTGGAGCGCTGCTACGGCGTCGAGACGCTGGATCTCGCGGAGCTGTACCGGCTCGCCCGCCGGGTCGCGGACGCCACCGGCGTCCCGCTCGGAGCGAACAAGGCCGTCGTCGGCGACAACGCGTTCGCCCACGAGAGCGGCATCCACACCGACGGGACGCTGAAGGACGGCCGGATGTACGAGCCGTACCCGCCCGAGACGGTCGGGCGCGAGCGCCGCCTCGTCCTCGGAAAACACGCCGGACGCGCCGGCGTGAAGGCGGCCCTCTCCGAGCAGGGGTTCGACCCCGACGGGGAGGAACTGGACGACATCGTCGCGCGCGTGAAGGACCTCGGCGATCGGGGCAAGCGCGTCACCGACGCCGATCTCGCCGCCGTCGCCGGGGACGTCCTCGGCCGCGAGCGCGACCGGCGCGTCGAACTGCTGTCGCTCTCGGCGACGAGCGGCGCGGACGTGCCGACCGCGAGCGTGCGGCTCCTGGTCGAAGACGAGGAGCGGACGGCAGCAGGCACGGGCAGCGGCCCGGTCGACGCCGCGGTGGAGGCGGTCCGCTCGGCGCTGGGGCCCGACGCGAACGCCTCGCTGGAGTCGTACCACGTCGACGCCGTGACGGGCGGCACCGACGCGGTCGTCGCCGTCGAGGTGACGATGCGCCGGGGCGACCGGACGGCCACGGTGTCCGCCGCGGACGCGGACATCACCCGCGCGAGCGTCGAGGCCGCCGTGGACGCGCTCGACCGCCTGCTGGCCGCGGAGGCGGACGCGGCCGAGGAGTCGCCGAACGTCGACCCCGACGAGGAAGTCCGGGCTGAGTGA
- a CDS encoding zinc-dependent metalloprotease family protein, translated as MSRAGRPPLARLGALAVGLAVLCSAVTVGYPVVAAQSELPNVDQLRNPAAADNPWEQSTVSVYVGHDESADAADVGFADRELDHWEAHASEYAGSNVSFERVEDRESADLVVLFREEVNCGPQRFAVGCAKRETVERTGTVTTATITVRTGYDDRVIRRTLRHEMGHVFGLDHEDRDEFPFMKGTVRVGSGE; from the coding sequence GTGTCCCGGGCCGGACGCCCGCCGCTCGCGCGCCTCGGCGCGCTCGCGGTCGGGCTCGCGGTGCTCTGCTCCGCGGTGACCGTGGGCTATCCGGTCGTCGCCGCACAGTCGGAACTCCCGAACGTTGACCAGCTCAGGAACCCCGCCGCGGCGGACAACCCGTGGGAGCAGTCGACCGTCTCGGTGTACGTCGGCCACGACGAGTCGGCCGACGCCGCGGACGTCGGGTTCGCCGACCGGGAACTCGACCACTGGGAGGCGCACGCGAGCGAATACGCCGGGAGCAACGTCTCCTTCGAGCGCGTCGAGGACCGCGAGTCTGCCGACCTGGTCGTCCTGTTCCGTGAGGAGGTGAACTGTGGCCCCCAGCGCTTCGCCGTGGGCTGTGCGAAGCGCGAGACCGTCGAGCGGACGGGGACGGTCACGACCGCGACGATCACCGTCCGGACCGGCTACGACGACCGGGTGATCAGGCGGACGCTCCGCCACGAGATGGGCCACGTGTTCGGCCTCGACCACGAGGACCGCGACGAGTTCCCGTTCATGAAGGGCACCGTTCGTGTCGGCTCCGGGGAGTAG
- a CDS encoding DUF7097 family protein, with translation MEETPDGTPVGVDDPYEHAGRCDHLTGDGRCRYALDHAGNDPAFAAERRAAGYDCVAGDEEADWTDCSHYRSTTDGKACARCGLEEVRMAHDAARPLVEEHHLSYAGAGSPGGAGGEDDIGVTDDTEGEPTHEITVGLCRWCHAKVHNGFARVDDDANPDPEAIAERESRRGTEMGEFGFSTARERQDGG, from the coding sequence ATGGAGGAGACGCCGGACGGGACGCCGGTCGGCGTGGACGACCCGTACGAGCACGCCGGTCGCTGTGATCACCTCACGGGCGACGGTCGGTGTCGGTACGCGCTCGATCACGCCGGGAACGACCCGGCGTTCGCGGCCGAGCGCCGGGCCGCGGGCTACGACTGTGTCGCCGGCGACGAGGAGGCGGACTGGACCGACTGCTCACACTACCGGTCGACGACCGACGGGAAGGCCTGTGCGCGGTGCGGGCTGGAGGAGGTCCGGATGGCCCACGACGCGGCCAGACCGCTCGTCGAGGAGCACCACCTCTCCTACGCCGGGGCCGGATCTCCCGGGGGTGCGGGCGGGGAGGACGACATCGGCGTGACGGACGACACGGAGGGCGAGCCGACCCACGAGATCACGGTGGGCCTCTGTCGCTGGTGTCACGCCAAGGTCCACAACGGGTTCGCCCGGGTGGACGACGACGCGAACCCGGACCCGGAGGCGATCGCCGAACGGGAGTCGCGGCGCGGCACCGAGATGGGCGAGTTCGGCTTCTCGACCGCCCGGGAACGACAGGACGGGGGCTGA
- a CDS encoding DUF192 domain-containing protein: MQVVHHPADATGVASTADDATAGRVLAADAETADSFLAQARGLMFRRSVPEGYALVFPFEEVGSRDLHMVFVPFAIDALWLVDGEVRERKRLRPWLGIGVGEADTVIELPAGAADGVEAGDRIELRE; encoded by the coding sequence GTGCAAGTCGTCCACCATCCCGCCGACGCCACCGGCGTCGCGAGTACGGCCGACGACGCGACGGCAGGGCGCGTCCTGGCCGCCGACGCGGAGACGGCGGACTCGTTTCTCGCGCAGGCGCGGGGGCTGATGTTCCGCCGGTCGGTTCCCGAGGGCTACGCGCTCGTCTTCCCGTTCGAGGAGGTCGGGTCGCGCGATCTCCACATGGTGTTCGTGCCGTTCGCCATCGACGCGCTCTGGCTGGTGGACGGCGAGGTGCGGGAGCGGAAACGCCTCCGCCCCTGGCTCGGCATCGGCGTCGGCGAGGCCGACACCGTCATCGAGCTGCCGGCGGGCGCGGCCGACGGCGTCGAGGCGGGCGACCGGATCGAACTGCGGGAGTGA
- a CDS encoding GMP synthase subunit A, with protein sequence MSAPRIVVIDNHGQFTHLEGRALRDAGVDTDVVDNDTPPADIDADGLVLSGGPSMDRIGRTAEYLEMDLPVLGVCLGHQAIAELLGGTVGGGEYGGYADVDVTISDDEDPLIGSLAPETRTWASHADEVKQVPDGFTVTAESDVCGVEAMSDVARDLYGVQWHPEVSHTERGQEVFENFVEICR encoded by the coding sequence ATGAGCGCACCGCGCATCGTGGTCATCGACAACCACGGCCAGTTCACCCACCTGGAAGGTCGTGCCCTCCGGGACGCCGGCGTCGACACCGACGTCGTGGACAACGACACCCCTCCCGCCGACATCGACGCGGACGGCCTCGTTCTCTCGGGCGGACCGAGCATGGACCGCATCGGCCGCACCGCGGAGTACCTTGAGATGGACCTGCCGGTGCTCGGCGTCTGTCTCGGCCACCAGGCCATCGCCGAGCTGCTCGGCGGCACCGTCGGCGGCGGCGAGTACGGCGGCTACGCCGACGTCGACGTGACCATCTCCGACGACGAGGACCCCCTGATCGGATCGCTCGCTCCCGAGACTCGAACCTGGGCGAGCCACGCCGACGAAGTGAAGCAGGTACCCGACGGGTTCACCGTGACCGCCGAGAGCGACGTCTGTGGCGTCGAAGCGATGAGCGACGTGGCGCGTGACCTCTACGGCGTCCAGTGGCACCCCGAAGTCTCGCATACGGAACGGGGACAGGAGGTCTTCGAGAACTTCGTCGAGATCTGCCGGTAA